Proteins from a single region of Haloarcula laminariae:
- a CDS encoding ABC transporter ATP-binding protein, producing the protein MTETETRRTTAEPVLKINGLRKEFPGVVAVDGVSLEVRDSEIVGIIGPNGAGKSTLFNCIMGVHEPTDGQVTLGDTDITGEFTSRIVRKGVSRAFQRARVFPELSVRENMVANRDHEDENLLGTLFSSAETTERMNDLINQVGLWELRDRKAGELSTGQKKLLTIAAALMQDPEIVMLDEPTAGVNPNLVDDIINTILELNEAGATFCIIEHDMDVVHALSDYVYVLNNGTNLTQGPPSVALDDPDVLEAYFGE; encoded by the coding sequence ATGACTGAAACCGAAACCCGACGGACCACGGCCGAACCCGTACTGAAAATCAACGGACTCCGGAAGGAATTCCCCGGAGTCGTTGCCGTCGACGGGGTTTCACTCGAAGTGCGGGACAGCGAGATCGTGGGAATTATCGGACCGAACGGCGCGGGGAAGTCAACGCTGTTTAATTGCATAATGGGCGTCCATGAACCGACGGACGGACAGGTGACCCTTGGCGATACGGATATCACCGGCGAGTTTACGTCCCGGATCGTTCGCAAGGGCGTTTCCCGCGCGTTCCAGCGGGCCCGGGTGTTCCCCGAGCTGTCGGTCCGTGAGAATATGGTCGCAAACCGGGACCACGAGGACGAGAACCTGCTGGGAACGCTGTTCAGCAGTGCCGAGACAACCGAGCGGATGAACGACCTCATAAACCAGGTCGGACTCTGGGAGCTCCGAGACCGGAAAGCCGGCGAACTCTCGACCGGACAGAAGAAACTGCTCACCATCGCAGCGGCGCTCATGCAGGATCCGGAGATAGTCATGCTTGATGAACCGACCGCTGGTGTCAACCCGAACCTGGTCGACGACATCATCAACACTATCCTCGAACTAAATGAGGCAGGGGCGACTTTCTGTATCATCGAACACGATATGGATGTCGTTCACGCGCTGAGCGACTACGTCTACGTGCTCAACAACGGAACAAACCTTACTCAGGGACCGCCGTCGGTCGCACTTGATGATCCAGATGTCTTGGAGGCGTACTTCGGAGAGTAA
- a CDS encoding branched-chain amino acid ABC transporter permease has product MSLSKTAEELREGVDLQSIPLAYLIPAIFIGALALPYLGTSYFFINTLIYALLFVGLGQSWNIIGGYAGQISLGHAVMFATGAYTTAILFIYYGITPYLGLIVAGLLAAAVGLSLGALTFRLRYHYFSIATLAATLGIYVIALQWDWIGGAVGLEYPIAQIGDSLSLMFDSRQMYFYVMWAFALGTTVLVYRLHTSKLGIYLKAIDIDQELAENAGISAFWYKMYAMGLSSFIAGIGGGLFAQYVLYVEPRILLELIRNVEFVLIPVIGGLGTVLGPIVGAAIYIFTREYTRTLLGGTQTGLSWVIFGTVLILISMYRPSGLIRRRPVIKDSNEHKETSTVSAGSEADDD; this is encoded by the coding sequence ATGAGTCTCTCCAAAACCGCCGAGGAGCTCAGGGAGGGCGTCGACCTGCAGTCGATTCCCCTCGCGTATCTGATTCCGGCGATTTTTATTGGGGCTCTTGCGTTGCCATATCTCGGCACCAGCTACTTTTTTATTAATACCTTGATATACGCGTTGCTGTTCGTCGGCCTGGGGCAGTCCTGGAATATCATCGGCGGGTACGCCGGACAAATCTCGCTCGGTCACGCCGTGATGTTCGCAACCGGCGCGTACACGACGGCTATCCTGTTCATCTATTACGGCATAACGCCGTACCTCGGACTGATTGTCGCTGGCCTCCTCGCCGCTGCCGTTGGCCTTTCGCTCGGCGCACTCACGTTCCGGCTTCGGTATCATTACTTCTCGATCGCTACGCTCGCTGCGACGCTTGGAATATATGTCATCGCTCTTCAGTGGGACTGGATCGGTGGCGCCGTCGGGCTAGAGTACCCGATTGCCCAGATCGGCGACTCGCTTTCGCTCATGTTCGATAGTCGGCAGATGTATTTCTACGTGATGTGGGCGTTCGCCTTGGGGACGACCGTACTGGTCTATCGGCTCCACACCTCGAAGCTCGGTATCTATTTGAAGGCGATAGATATCGATCAGGAACTCGCCGAAAACGCCGGAATCAGTGCGTTCTGGTACAAGATGTATGCGATGGGGCTCAGTTCGTTCATCGCAGGTATCGGCGGCGGACTGTTCGCTCAGTATGTACTGTACGTCGAGCCACGAATACTGTTGGAGTTAATCCGGAACGTCGAGTTCGTGTTGATTCCAGTGATTGGTGGTCTCGGGACCGTACTCGGACCCATTGTGGGAGCGGCGATCTACATCTTCACGCGAGAATACACCCGCACGCTCTTGGGCGGCACCCAAACCGGTCTCAGTTGGGTCATCTTCGGGACGGTACTGATCTTGATATCCATGTACAGACCGAGTGGTCTCATACGGCGACGACCGGTTATCAAAGATAGCAACGAACACAAGGAAACTTCGACGGTATCCGCAGGGAGTGAGGCAGATGATGACTGA
- a CDS encoding branched-chain amino acid ABC transporter permease — protein MIPLVLGAVADGLMIGLAYGLVAAGLGLIWGVMDIVNFAHGEHMLIAMYVTLLVTAELSVSPLLLLPVNAVLMFVVGYATYVFIIKRTMDGPVLGQVLCTFGLLLAIRYGIIYLVGPSTRTVSDFAFDGSTTAYGISISYPAVLTAVVSIVTIVLLYFLLERTSIGKAIRATAQDKQAAQVLGIKTDRIYAVSWGIGLAATGIAGTMIATYFPIQPSSTPGVWTIASFAAVALGGLGSIFGAVIGGIVIGLVQNVGATFLDPSYQQLYVYIVLIGALLYQREDILNWVTDR, from the coding sequence ATGATACCACTCGTACTAGGGGCTGTGGCTGACGGATTGATGATCGGCCTTGCGTACGGACTCGTCGCAGCAGGCCTCGGACTGATCTGGGGAGTCATGGATATCGTCAACTTTGCGCATGGTGAACACATGCTCATCGCAATGTATGTCACGCTGTTGGTGACCGCGGAGCTGAGCGTCAGCCCCCTGCTCCTCCTGCCGGTCAACGCTGTCCTCATGTTCGTCGTAGGATACGCAACCTACGTCTTCATAATCAAACGGACGATGGACGGCCCGGTTCTTGGCCAGGTTCTCTGTACGTTCGGGCTCCTATTAGCAATCCGATACGGCATCATCTATCTCGTCGGTCCGTCGACGAGAACGGTAAGTGACTTCGCCTTCGATGGCAGTACTACCGCGTACGGAATCTCGATATCGTATCCGGCAGTGCTCACGGCAGTTGTGAGTATTGTAACTATCGTTCTGCTCTATTTCCTGTTGGAGCGGACATCGATAGGCAAAGCGATTCGTGCGACGGCCCAGGACAAGCAGGCTGCACAGGTACTCGGCATCAAAACCGATCGTATCTATGCGGTCTCGTGGGGTATCGGCCTTGCAGCCACGGGCATCGCTGGAACGATGATTGCAACCTACTTCCCCATTCAGCCCAGTTCGACGCCGGGGGTATGGACGATTGCGTCGTTCGCAGCCGTCGCGCTTGGCGGGTTGGGCAGTATCTTCGGTGCGGTGATTGGTGGCATCGTTATCGGTCTCGTGCAGAATGTCGGTGCGACCTTCCTCGACCCATCGTATCAGCAACTGTACGTCTATATCGTCCTCATCGGTGCGTTGCTGTACCAGCGTGAGGACATCCTCAACTGGGTGACCGACCGATGA
- a CDS encoding ABC transporter substrate-binding protein: MTEKSADGRVASRRNVLKITGAAAAFSLAGCQGGGASGGDTLTIGALHPLSGDAAEMGTRFQDVVGAGVQAVNEGSDLSPLAGAEGEGIQGQDGATVEVLWRDHQGDSDVARSEAESLVLDEGADILTGCYYSGSTKAVSQVAEREGVPHICGTAIGEGLTERGLDWFWQVPPHTGVKGESMFNFASDMNSEYDADLERVAIIHQDGTFGTEVANSMVGVIENSDEFEQAPETISYNASSVTSLSPQIQTIRDADADIIVHAANVRDALIMLEDMKTEEYYPEMMLTPGSAYLDPSVLEESVSEHVFSGSDFSNDMYDIHPPMGDYNSYAEENSGTPFDGSNIYAWGEFFTAIAAASRADSLDPGDLQSSLNSLSLDPYVSGLPYPVEFNDKGYNTEAFSFVVQADDGEIETVWPFDQAQDDAMTYPVPDWSER; encoded by the coding sequence ATGACCGAAAAGTCAGCAGATGGGCGAGTAGCTTCGCGAAGAAACGTCTTGAAAATCACTGGTGCGGCGGCTGCATTCAGTTTGGCTGGATGTCAGGGTGGAGGTGCCAGTGGCGGGGATACCCTTACCATCGGCGCGCTCCACCCACTCTCGGGCGATGCAGCCGAGATGGGGACTCGATTCCAGGATGTCGTTGGTGCAGGCGTACAGGCGGTAAACGAAGGTTCGGACCTCTCCCCGCTGGCTGGTGCCGAAGGCGAAGGGATACAGGGACAGGATGGTGCAACGGTCGAAGTGCTCTGGCGAGATCATCAGGGCGACTCAGACGTGGCCCGTAGCGAAGCTGAGAGTCTGGTACTTGACGAAGGTGCCGACATACTCACTGGGTGTTACTACAGCGGTTCGACGAAAGCTGTCAGCCAAGTCGCTGAACGAGAAGGCGTCCCACACATTTGTGGGACTGCCATTGGAGAAGGACTTACCGAGCGTGGGTTAGACTGGTTCTGGCAGGTGCCGCCCCACACTGGTGTCAAAGGCGAGTCTATGTTCAACTTTGCCAGCGACATGAACTCCGAATACGATGCCGACTTGGAACGGGTTGCGATTATCCATCAAGACGGTACTTTCGGTACGGAAGTTGCCAATTCGATGGTAGGCGTCATCGAGAACAGCGACGAGTTCGAACAGGCCCCCGAGACGATTTCGTACAACGCGTCGTCAGTGACTTCGCTCTCACCACAGATACAAACGATACGGGACGCCGATGCCGATATCATCGTCCACGCGGCTAACGTGCGAGACGCATTGATTATGCTGGAAGATATGAAGACGGAGGAATACTATCCCGAGATGATGCTGACGCCGGGATCGGCCTATCTTGACCCGTCGGTGCTCGAAGAGAGCGTCTCAGAGCACGTCTTCTCGGGCTCTGACTTCTCCAATGACATGTATGATATCCATCCGCCCATGGGCGATTACAACAGCTACGCCGAGGAGAATTCCGGAACGCCCTTTGACGGGAGCAACATCTACGCATGGGGTGAATTTTTCACCGCCATTGCGGCGGCCAGCCGAGCCGACAGCCTCGACCCGGGAGACCTCCAGAGTAGCCTGAATTCGCTGAGTCTCGACCCGTACGTCTCCGGACTTCCGTATCCCGTTGAATTCAACGACAAGGGCTACAACACGGAGGCGTTCAGTTTCGTCGTCCAAGCCGATGATGGCGAGATCGAAACCGTCTGGCCGTTCGACCAGGCACAAGACGACGCAATGACCTACCCTGTTCCCGATTGGTCGGAGCGCTGA
- a CDS encoding amidohydrolase family protein — protein sequence MTDYLVRNATDRSGSHIDVAITDGKISNICSAGEEEPTRFAPDSQFDAEGSLVTPTFSEPHTHLDTAMTVEKARINDSGTVEEGWDVWASVREDLTKSGVKRRARTNLEWFLSNGVTRVRTHADVTASDWTAIEALLELREEFDPINVDIVAFPIDSVVDDSETLDQVQQALDMGVDIVGGLPHKERTRERGVEHVRKLVSLADKNSTRMDFHIDETDDPQCRFTEVLVDETRRRGISSQATASHATALHSYPNTYASKLIYEIGQSDLSVVTNPLANATLQGRYDDYPKRRGITRVEELREAGVTVGIGQDSLLDSTYQYGDGDPLTAAHMLVHFAHMNLRRDIDDIWDMLTYGNADVFGAENYGLTEGDEGSLIVFGSSDPFTALRTRRPRKLVLSDGKPVAKGRRSVSVRSDSSWDELTLDL from the coding sequence GTGACAGACTACCTGGTGCGGAACGCCACTGACAGGTCAGGGAGCCATATCGATGTAGCGATAACTGACGGCAAAATCAGCAACATCTGTTCCGCCGGCGAAGAGGAACCGACCCGATTCGCACCGGATTCACAGTTCGACGCTGAGGGTTCGCTGGTCACGCCGACGTTCTCCGAGCCACACACGCACCTCGACACGGCGATGACGGTCGAGAAGGCTCGGATCAACGACTCCGGGACAGTCGAGGAAGGCTGGGATGTCTGGGCCTCGGTCCGTGAGGATTTGACAAAATCGGGTGTCAAGCGGCGAGCGAGAACAAACCTCGAATGGTTTCTCAGCAACGGCGTCACCCGAGTCAGAACACACGCGGATGTCACGGCGTCTGACTGGACGGCAATCGAAGCGCTGCTTGAACTCCGTGAGGAATTCGATCCCATCAACGTCGATATCGTCGCGTTCCCCATCGACTCCGTAGTAGACGATTCGGAGACTCTAGACCAAGTCCAGCAGGCGTTAGACATGGGTGTCGATATTGTCGGTGGACTTCCACATAAAGAACGGACGCGCGAACGCGGTGTCGAACACGTTCGAAAGCTCGTCTCCCTAGCCGACAAAAACAGCACGCGGATGGATTTTCATATCGACGAAACCGACGATCCACAGTGTCGGTTCACGGAGGTCCTGGTGGACGAAACCCGCCGGCGCGGCATCAGTTCCCAGGCAACCGCGAGCCACGCGACAGCCCTTCACTCGTATCCAAACACCTACGCCAGTAAACTCATCTACGAAATCGGCCAGAGTGACCTCTCGGTCGTCACGAACCCCTTGGCGAACGCTACCCTCCAGGGTCGATACGATGACTACCCGAAACGCCGCGGCATCACGCGGGTGGAAGAACTTCGTGAGGCTGGAGTAACCGTCGGTATCGGTCAGGATAGCTTGCTGGATTCAACCTACCAGTACGGCGATGGCGACCCGCTGACGGCCGCGCATATGCTTGTTCACTTCGCTCATATGAATCTCAGGCGGGATATCGATGACATCTGGGATATGCTCACCTACGGGAACGCAGACGTGTTCGGTGCAGAAAATTACGGACTAACTGAAGGTGACGAAGGATCACTCATCGTCTTCGGCAGTTCTGATCCTTTCACCGCGCTTCGCACTCGGCGGCCCCGGAAACTCGTACTCAGCGACGGAAAGCCGGTAGCGAAAGGGCGCCGCTCCGTGAGCGTCCGGTCGGACAGTTCATGGGACGAGCTGACGTTAGACCTGTAG
- a CDS encoding IclR family transcriptional regulator — protein sequence MEKADDSSWRTLQTVERASEIIQTLAELDGAGVSAVAERLDISVSSAHSHLATLHETGFLLQQDGQYHLSYRFLHLGEYVRNSSDLYRCGRSEADKLADKTGHYVHLFTEENGMGINLYEARGEHAEEYDYQSLKLQRGEPLHISASGKAVLATLPEEEVRAHIRQHGLESYTANTITEETALFEELNRTRERGYAVNDEEEIVGYCAVAAPIQTEGDAAIGSISVAGPTRFFDSDADIEEIADKVMTAANMTQVNINMSTQVD from the coding sequence ATGGAGAAAGCAGACGATTCCTCTTGGCGAACCTTGCAAACGGTTGAGCGAGCGAGTGAGATCATCCAGACACTCGCAGAGTTGGACGGTGCTGGCGTCTCAGCAGTCGCCGAGCGTCTCGACATTTCGGTCAGTTCGGCACACTCGCATCTCGCCACGCTCCATGAAACCGGTTTTTTACTCCAGCAAGACGGACAGTACCACCTCTCCTACCGGTTTCTCCATCTCGGTGAGTACGTCCGGAACAGTAGCGACCTCTACCGGTGCGGTCGTTCGGAGGCCGACAAATTGGCCGACAAAACTGGTCACTACGTCCACCTCTTCACCGAAGAGAACGGCATGGGCATCAACCTCTATGAGGCACGAGGGGAACACGCAGAGGAGTACGACTACCAGTCACTGAAGTTGCAACGGGGTGAACCACTCCACATCAGTGCTTCAGGCAAAGCGGTTCTGGCAACGCTCCCGGAGGAGGAAGTTCGGGCCCACATCCGTCAGCACGGGTTGGAGTCGTACACTGCCAACACCATCACGGAAGAAACGGCGCTCTTCGAAGAACTGAACCGGACTCGAGAGCGGGGCTACGCTGTCAACGATGAGGAAGAGATTGTGGGATACTGCGCAGTTGCGGCTCCCATCCAAACCGAGGGTGACGCGGCTATCGGTTCAATAAGTGTAGCCGGTCCCACACGGTTTTTCGATAGTGACGCAGACATCGAGGAGATTGCAGACAAGGTCATGACCGCAGCGAACATGACTCAGGTTAACATCAATATGTCCACTCAGGTGGACTAA
- a CDS encoding fumarylacetoacetate hydrolase family protein — protein MKLARMQTPQGVVSGQYKDGILTTDSGEYIIGRDGSLTYPCSPSALYCVGRNFAETLDQMDYERPEEPDFFLKPPAALVGPGQPVVYPEWSDELTYAGELVAVIDQRCHSVAPDKVPDIVRGYTVMNDIDALDQQGRTARKAFDTSAPLGPWIETDLNPHDIEMETVINGETRQSARTAQMLFSPHEIISYLSKRFTLRPGDAIAFGSPANPGTVSPGDTIEITYDGVGTLSNDVVAPQN, from the coding sequence ATGAAACTAGCACGAATGCAAACCCCCCAGGGTGTCGTCAGTGGGCAGTACAAGGATGGTATTCTGACTACTGATAGCGGGGAATATATCATAGGCCGAGATGGCTCACTGACGTATCCATGTTCCCCGTCAGCGTTGTACTGTGTGGGTCGGAACTTCGCTGAGACTCTTGATCAGATGGACTACGAACGACCGGAGGAACCGGACTTCTTTCTCAAGCCACCAGCTGCACTGGTCGGTCCCGGACAACCCGTGGTGTATCCAGAGTGGTCCGATGAGCTCACCTATGCAGGGGAGCTCGTCGCGGTGATTGACCAGCGATGTCATAGCGTGGCCCCTGACAAGGTACCAGATATTGTTCGCGGATACACGGTGATGAACGATATTGACGCGCTGGACCAACAGGGTCGGACGGCACGCAAGGCCTTCGATACCTCCGCGCCATTGGGCCCGTGGATTGAGACAGACCTCAATCCACATGATATTGAGATGGAGACTGTCATCAATGGTGAAACAAGACAATCCGCGAGGACGGCACAGATGCTTTTCAGCCCCCACGAGATCATCTCATATCTCTCAAAACGATTCACACTTAGGCCGGGCGATGCCATCGCGTTCGGGAGTCCCGCAAATCCCGGCACGGTATCTCCTGGCGACACGATAGAAATCACATACGACGGCGTCGGGACACTGTCCAACGATGTCGTTGCGCCGCAAAACTGA
- a CDS encoding RidA family protein, giving the protein MDELSTSDAPESIGPYSQGIRDGDRIYVSGQGPLDPDTGKVVSADIGEQTERTLENVAAILEAGGASLDDVVKATVFVTDMDNYDAVNEVYGQYMSSPYPARSAVEVGELPGPFDVEIEVIAEVETE; this is encoded by the coding sequence ATGGACGAATTGTCCACGAGCGATGCACCGGAAAGTATCGGTCCGTACTCCCAAGGTATCCGCGATGGCGATCGGATTTATGTGTCTGGACAGGGGCCGCTTGACCCGGACACGGGCAAGGTTGTCTCGGCGGATATTGGCGAACAGACTGAGCGCACGCTTGAGAACGTTGCAGCCATTCTTGAAGCCGGTGGCGCCTCGCTTGACGATGTAGTCAAAGCCACCGTTTTCGTGACCGATATGGATAATTACGATGCTGTCAACGAAGTATACGGCCAATATATGAGTAGCCCATACCCTGCTCGAAGTGCGGTTGAAGTCGGCGAACTGCCTGGGCCATTCGATGTCGAAATTGAGGTAATCGCTGAAGTAGAAACCGAGTAA
- a CDS encoding PQQ-binding-like beta-propeller repeat protein: MFSSSDSDTSIPNIPTGAWTQYGADGANTFTPNASAPSSGNLAWTSDAFTRWQPVVSDGTVYMTNFDPSNDGSVIGLDAQDGSEEWRTTLNASGDNGTVIVDNRVIVAYDSELVALDSQSGEQIWTEPINRFDFSELLVVDEATRTVLVASRAGIEAFNAANGEKLWEINTVRQIARAPAIYDGEGFVVGYIDGTPFLVAFSLEDGSELWRSELTSISESTPPVVTQERVFVSESRVLVAYNRETGDRYRELHSFSYDEGKYEINGIAATDSVVFATSHDGVVAIDSESGTERWHRDAVAGHSGICVGTETVVLPLRDPEFAPNEETISALDRESGEMYWYYTFDSSPNVMVPPVLVDGAVFFTASNMDGLGALGDVSAQDS; this comes from the coding sequence ATGTTCTCATCATCAGACTCGGACACATCTATTCCAAACATTCCAACAGGAGCGTGGACACAATACGGAGCCGACGGAGCGAATACATTCACCCCGAACGCCTCCGCTCCATCGAGTGGGAATCTCGCCTGGACATCAGATGCGTTCACGCGCTGGCAGCCCGTGGTATCTGACGGGACTGTGTATATGACGAACTTCGATCCGAGCAACGATGGGAGCGTGATCGGACTTGACGCACAGGATGGCAGTGAAGAGTGGCGAACTACCCTCAATGCCAGTGGAGATAACGGGACTGTCATCGTCGACAATCGAGTTATCGTGGCATACGATTCGGAACTTGTTGCACTTGACTCCCAGTCAGGCGAGCAGATATGGACGGAACCGATAAATCGATTCGACTTTTCGGAGCTGCTTGTCGTAGATGAAGCTACTAGGACTGTACTCGTGGCTTCTCGCGCCGGTATTGAAGCATTTAACGCAGCGAACGGGGAGAAACTGTGGGAGATCAACACGGTACGCCAAATTGCTCGTGCGCCCGCAATATACGACGGAGAGGGTTTCGTTGTTGGGTACATAGATGGTACGCCGTTCCTCGTTGCTTTCTCGCTAGAGGATGGTTCGGAACTCTGGCGAAGCGAACTCACATCTATATCTGAATCTACCCCGCCAGTTGTGACCCAAGAAAGAGTGTTTGTCTCCGAGAGTCGAGTGCTTGTTGCTTACAATAGGGAAACCGGTGACCGGTACCGTGAACTTCATTCGTTCTCGTACGACGAGGGTAAGTATGAGATCAATGGTATTGCTGCTACTGATAGTGTCGTATTCGCTACTAGCCACGATGGCGTCGTCGCAATCGATAGCGAATCTGGAACCGAACGATGGCACCGTGACGCGGTAGCTGGACACTCGGGGATTTGTGTTGGAACTGAAACGGTTGTACTCCCACTCAGAGATCCCGAATTCGCACCTAATGAGGAGACAATCAGCGCACTTGATCGTGAATCGGGAGAGATGTATTGGTACTACACATTCGATTCAAGCCCTAACGTGATGGTACCACCAGTACTGGTTGATGGAGCTGTGTTCTTCACAGCCAGCAATATGGATGGTCTCGGAGCTCTTGGTGACGTGTCCGCACAGGATAGTTGA
- a CDS encoding hemerythrin domain-containing protein gives MTATRERVIETFQEEHRQTRDKCLELSDAIEAGDLDRAEELVREIDAAAGPHFQYEEDALYPALIPFFGEEKVKELVAEHDEAIEAAETLAELTGQDSLSEGEKQEALRALPNIMVHVSDCDGLTVYLEKADDAVFEGIAQSMDEASEQGLTLTEYDRTVRPSPEEIVA, from the coding sequence ATGACTGCCACCAGAGAGCGAGTCATCGAGACGTTCCAGGAAGAGCACCGCCAGACCAGAGACAAATGTCTCGAACTCTCGGATGCGATAGAGGCGGGGGACCTGGACCGGGCCGAGGAGTTGGTTCGCGAGATCGATGCGGCCGCCGGGCCACACTTCCAGTACGAGGAAGACGCACTGTACCCCGCACTGATACCCTTCTTCGGCGAGGAGAAGGTCAAGGAACTGGTCGCCGAACACGACGAGGCTATCGAGGCGGCCGAGACGCTGGCCGAGCTAACCGGTCAGGACTCGCTGAGCGAGGGCGAGAAACAGGAGGCGCTGCGGGCGCTCCCAAACATTATGGTCCACGTCAGCGACTGTGACGGCCTGACCGTCTACTTGGAGAAGGCCGACGACGCGGTCTTCGAGGGCATCGCCCAGAGCATGGACGAGGCCAGCGAGCAGGGGCTGACGCTCACCGAGTACGACCGGACGGTTCGGCCGAGCCCCGAAGAGATAGTCGCCTGA
- a CDS encoding sulfurtransferase translates to MTEIFVSPQRVSARDDLTVVDVRREWDYANDHIPGAVHVPFERFRDSGDAMEGTLPTPTAFGSLLGGAGIEPRDRIVAYDGGRGVYASRLLVTAEVLGHDPDRLHLMDGDIRAWRRNHETTDAVPDTETAEYVCEPRADGALIGADELEDALDSDAVVVDTRDPVEYDTVHLPGAVNLQWRTLVDDETRRLRPRDELESILQAHGLHPDRPVRLYCNTGRRLSFVYTVLLELGYEDIGFYEGGIEAWAEHGGPVETTS, encoded by the coding sequence ATGACCGAGATATTTGTTTCACCCCAGCGTGTCTCGGCGCGGGACGATTTGACCGTGGTTGACGTCCGTCGAGAGTGGGACTACGCGAACGACCACATCCCCGGTGCGGTCCACGTCCCGTTCGAGCGGTTCCGCGATTCCGGCGACGCGATGGAGGGGACGCTCCCGACGCCGACAGCGTTCGGGTCGCTACTGGGCGGGGCGGGCATCGAACCCCGCGACCGAATCGTGGCCTACGACGGCGGTCGCGGCGTCTACGCGTCGCGCCTGCTCGTCACGGCGGAAGTTCTCGGACACGACCCCGACAGGCTACATCTCATGGACGGTGACATCCGAGCGTGGCGCCGGAATCACGAGACGACCGACGCCGTTCCGGACACGGAAACGGCGGAATACGTCTGTGAGCCGCGGGCCGACGGAGCGCTCATAGGCGCGGATGAACTCGAAGACGCACTGGACAGTGACGCCGTCGTCGTGGACACGCGGGACCCGGTCGAGTACGATACGGTCCACCTCCCGGGGGCCGTGAACCTCCAGTGGCGGACACTCGTCGACGACGAGACACGGCGGCTCAGGCCCCGCGACGAGCTCGAATCGATCCTGCAGGCCCACGGATTGCACCCCGACAGGCCGGTCAGACTCTACTGCAACACGGGTCGCCGGCTGAGTTTCGTCTATACGGTGTTGCTGGAACTGGGCTACGAGGACATCGGTTTTTACGAGGGCGGTATCGAGGCGTGGGCGGAGCACGGCGGTCCGGTCGAGACGACATCGTAG
- a CDS encoding metal-dependent transcriptional regulator produces the protein MSSEPDPRPSASRPQSLADTERGIARYLFAISVLSGPDSDRVTTGELQEYLNVAPASATEMVAKLDERGLVEYEKYQGVQLTDRGGALASAAGWRFCVVSTFFESVLDMTVADQTAFDIGYALPKDGVSRLRALVDSACLELCPTADDGSEPCVA, from the coding sequence ATGTCCTCAGAACCGGACCCGAGACCCTCGGCGTCGCGTCCGCAGTCGCTGGCGGACACCGAGCGGGGCATAGCGCGCTACCTCTTTGCGATTTCCGTCCTTTCCGGGCCCGACTCGGACAGGGTCACGACCGGCGAGCTACAGGAGTATCTGAACGTGGCCCCGGCTAGCGCCACCGAGATGGTAGCGAAGCTCGACGAGCGAGGGTTAGTCGAGTACGAGAAGTACCAAGGGGTGCAGCTCACAGACCGAGGGGGAGCACTCGCGTCAGCGGCCGGCTGGCGGTTTTGCGTCGTTTCGACCTTTTTCGAATCGGTGCTGGATATGACGGTGGCCGACCAGACGGCGTTCGATATCGGATACGCGCTACCGAAAGACGGCGTGTCCCGCCTCCGGGCCCTCGTCGATTCGGCCTGTCTCGAACTCTGTCCGACGGCAGACGACGGCTCGGAACCGTGTGTAGCCTGA
- a CDS encoding response regulator transcription factor, whose amino-acid sequence MGGEILVVDDDEVIRQLLSHRLRSAGYDVRVCEDGRAAADLFDDGYEPSLAIFDVMMPRLDGTRLLRMVRSGELAVRSDLPVVMLTSRGQEEHVLEGFDSGADDYVTKPFRAQELLARVRRHADG is encoded by the coding sequence ATGGGCGGGGAGATACTCGTTGTCGATGACGACGAAGTAATTCGACAGTTACTCTCCCACCGGTTGCGCAGCGCCGGATACGATGTTCGGGTCTGTGAGGACGGTCGTGCCGCCGCAGATCTATTCGATGACGGATACGAGCCCTCGCTGGCGATATTCGACGTTATGATGCCGCGTCTCGACGGAACCCGGTTGTTGCGGATGGTACGGTCGGGCGAGTTGGCCGTGCGCTCGGACCTGCCGGTGGTGATGCTCACCTCCCGTGGCCAGGAAGAGCATGTATTAGAAGGATTTGATTCCGGCGCAGACGATTACGTAACGAAGCCGTTTCGAGCACAGGAACTGCTTGCACGTGTCCGGAGACACGCGGATGGGTGA